Proteins encoded together in one Halalkaliarchaeum sp. AArc-CO window:
- a CDS encoding orc1/cdc6 family replication initiation protein, whose protein sequence is MFRNRTLLEVGTVPDSDRIVGRDEEIQDLAGYIRPVVSGAAPTPVLVYGKTGTGKSLVSRHVSERARAEADRRGRRLAVAYVDCAQHSTEAQAACAVARALNTAAGSPERIPLKGLGRSHYYTYTWELLEAHFDGAIVILDEIDRLQPDADGNRDNILMQLSRAREAGKVDTDVGIIGISNKIDWGKELNQRVRSSLGSEELIFPPYDADQLRDIMYAREDAFREGALAEEVIPKAAALAAREHGDARKAIRILKNAGEIAEQRADEMVRESHLEAAKKRAEADRLLELLSTQTPHAKHVLLALASLTEHRDSEEFRTTEVFDVYRLVCANEGIEALKLDRVRELLDEQAFLDITEAHVTSGGRGAGTYKLHRLLKDPEVVRNCVNSAFGTNPEDLEG, encoded by the coding sequence CTGTTCAGGAACCGGACGCTGCTGGAGGTGGGAACGGTTCCCGATTCGGATCGCATCGTCGGGCGGGACGAAGAGATTCAGGATCTCGCGGGCTACATTCGTCCGGTGGTTTCCGGCGCCGCGCCGACGCCGGTGCTCGTGTACGGTAAGACCGGGACCGGCAAATCGCTGGTGTCCCGGCACGTCTCGGAGCGTGCCCGGGCGGAGGCGGACCGACGCGGTCGGCGTCTCGCCGTCGCGTACGTCGACTGCGCGCAACACTCGACGGAAGCGCAGGCCGCCTGCGCCGTGGCTCGTGCGCTGAACACCGCAGCCGGGTCCCCCGAACGGATCCCACTGAAGGGGCTCGGACGATCCCACTACTACACGTACACCTGGGAGCTGCTCGAGGCGCACTTCGACGGCGCGATCGTGATCCTCGACGAGATCGATCGGCTTCAACCCGACGCCGACGGCAACCGCGACAACATTCTGATGCAGCTCTCCCGGGCGCGAGAGGCGGGCAAGGTCGACACCGACGTCGGGATCATCGGCATCTCCAACAAGATCGACTGGGGGAAAGAACTCAACCAGCGCGTTCGCTCCTCGCTGGGCAGCGAGGAACTCATCTTTCCCCCGTACGACGCCGATCAGCTTCGAGACATCATGTACGCCCGCGAGGACGCGTTCCGGGAGGGCGCCCTCGCCGAGGAGGTGATTCCGAAGGCGGCCGCCCTCGCCGCCCGGGAACACGGCGACGCCCGGAAGGCGATCCGAATCCTCAAAAACGCCGGCGAGATCGCCGAACAACGTGCCGACGAGATGGTCCGGGAGTCACATCTCGAGGCCGCCAAGAAGCGTGCGGAGGCCGACCGGCTGCTGGAGTTGCTATCGACGCAGACGCCCCACGCCAAGCACGTCCTGCTGGCGCTCGCCTCCCTGACCGAACACCGCGACAGCGAGGAGTTCCGGACGACCGAAGTGTTCGACGTGTACCGGCTCGTCTGTGCGAACGAGGGGATCGAGGCGCTGAAACTCGACCGCGTTCGGGAGCTCCTCGACGAACAGGCGTTCCTGGACATCACGGAGGCCCACGTGACAAGCGGCGGTCGCGGGGCGGGAACGTACAAACTCCACCGCCTGTTGAAGGATCCGGAGGTGGTTCGCAACTGCGTCAACTCGGCGTTCGGGACGAACCCCGAGGATCTCGAAGGATGA
- a CDS encoding O-antigen ligase family protein, translating to MRQNLQMANKGYQKLGDESNSLTEWIPIILAGILVVAVVIFDYDRFAFTTPIGRFVFADVTMVLFVVVTAVTAFQVHLTRGGFIVILSLLCLGITGFFSILYLILVAELPNVGRAVTDSIRYLLYGAVVFCLLPIITHHRNWRIYIQVFVGCYILVLLVAISQSLAVLGIAPFDPLFRWENIRGGGTRIAGTFRWQGPFVLYMGLMLPILVTRTITATNRILKVFYTGLVAGGVLSIFFSGSRIGLLILPFAFLPVVAVAIRSRELISLYPLLFGGVLLVPLVYFEVGAVERAIDQLYSLITSPGEQSRVRIWRQALSEMLDTSLFFGLGPRQTIYIVGTTPHSGYIGFLVERGIFGLLVFVILIVSLVRIAAQLITSYFDDAPLMALCVASMVPIMLVYSIANSAFTGRIAPLIVALILSTHQLINGGGFHHTIE from the coding sequence ATGAGACAAAATCTCCAAATGGCGAATAAAGGATATCAAAAACTCGGAGATGAATCCAACTCGCTAACGGAGTGGATACCAATAATCCTCGCTGGTATACTGGTCGTTGCTGTTGTCATTTTCGACTACGATCGGTTTGCATTCACGACCCCAATTGGAAGATTCGTGTTTGCAGATGTCACTATGGTATTATTCGTTGTTGTGACTGCCGTCACTGCCTTTCAAGTTCATCTTACACGCGGTGGCTTCATCGTCATACTTTCGCTGCTCTGTCTCGGAATTACTGGGTTTTTTTCAATACTCTATTTAATTCTAGTAGCCGAGCTCCCAAATGTCGGGAGAGCAGTAACTGATTCAATCAGGTACCTGTTGTACGGCGCGGTAGTTTTTTGCCTTCTGCCAATTATAACACACCATAGAAACTGGCGAATCTATATCCAAGTATTTGTTGGCTGCTATATTCTGGTATTACTCGTTGCCATTAGTCAAAGTCTTGCAGTGTTGGGAATCGCACCATTTGATCCGCTCTTCCGATGGGAAAACATCCGGGGAGGTGGTACGCGCATCGCGGGGACGTTCCGATGGCAGGGACCATTTGTATTGTATATGGGATTGATGCTGCCGATACTCGTAACAAGAACAATCACAGCAACTAACCGAATATTAAAAGTTTTTTATACCGGATTGGTTGCTGGAGGTGTTTTGTCGATCTTCTTTAGTGGTTCTCGAATTGGATTACTCATTCTTCCTTTCGCGTTCCTTCCAGTTGTCGCAGTGGCAATTCGAAGTCGAGAGTTGATTTCGCTATATCCACTCCTGTTCGGGGGCGTACTTCTTGTACCCTTAGTCTACTTTGAGGTCGGTGCAGTTGAACGAGCAATAGATCAACTGTATAGCCTCATAACGTCTCCTGGTGAACAATCCCGAGTTCGAATCTGGAGGCAAGCACTCAGTGAAATGTTGGACACTTCTCTTTTCTTTGGATTAGGACCTAGACAAACTATCTACATAGTTGGAACAACCCCCCATAGTGGTTATATTGGATTTTTAGTTGAAAGAGGTATATTCGGTTTATTAGTTTTCGTCATATTAATCGTGAGTCTTGTTCGTATAGCTGCTCAATTGATTACGTCTTATTTTGATGATGCCCCACTAATGGCTCTATGCGTGGCATCTATGGTACCGATTATGTTGGTATATTCTATTGCTAATAGTGCGTTCACCGGACGGATTGCACCACTGATCGTCGCCTTGATTTTATCTACACATCAACTAATTAATGGTGGGGGATTTCATCACACTATTGAATGA
- a CDS encoding glycosyltransferase family 4 protein, with protein MTRPLRVVFFHIHTGEEYYGGAPKMLFRLLSSLDSDRFAPVLLSPNEGYLCKQVRKLNIDVKIVPFKGALDTYRQGLLSDPKIMIPALFRMLQYNFEARKCLQSADIIWCQNLRAVLTVFPHLQVSQTPTIWNIGLGLNSEGTIRYLHRVALATVDYVFIESEEQANRIFDSDVHEQYREKFTVFHKGIDVSKFDPSRLSDPTNTDEFRIGTAVSLTPRKGIEYLIDAVPDLVEENENVKVLIAGQTPKEDETYADKLRNQVKETGIEEYVEFLGWVDEMPEYLNTLDVFVLPSLNEGIPGAVREALAMEVPVIATNVGGTPEVVIHKSTGLLIEPKDSEQIVESVIFFMRNPSEADRMAREGRKHVVDSFSMENYVQKYEEFLSEVGNETKSPNGE; from the coding sequence ATGACTCGTCCATTACGGGTTGTCTTTTTTCACATTCATACGGGAGAGGAATACTACGGAGGAGCTCCAAAGATGCTTTTTCGACTTCTTAGTTCTCTAGATTCAGACCGCTTCGCACCGGTTTTACTCTCGCCAAACGAGGGGTATCTCTGCAAACAGGTACGCAAATTGAATATCGACGTTAAGATCGTTCCATTTAAAGGCGCTCTTGATACTTACCGACAGGGATTGCTATCGGACCCGAAGATTATGATTCCAGCACTATTTCGTATGCTGCAATACAATTTTGAGGCTCGGAAATGCCTTCAAAGTGCAGACATCATTTGGTGTCAGAATCTCCGTGCAGTATTGACTGTGTTCCCTCATCTGCAGGTCAGTCAAACACCAACCATCTGGAATATAGGTCTCGGTCTAAACTCCGAGGGGACAATTAGATACCTTCACCGCGTTGCGCTAGCAACTGTAGACTACGTGTTCATCGAATCGGAGGAGCAAGCGAACCGAATCTTTGACTCCGATGTACACGAACAGTACAGAGAGAAGTTCACAGTGTTCCACAAAGGAATTGACGTGAGCAAATTTGATCCATCACGATTATCTGATCCTACGAATACAGACGAATTTCGAATCGGTACAGCCGTATCACTCACTCCCCGGAAAGGCATTGAGTATCTAATAGATGCTGTTCCGGACCTTGTAGAAGAAAATGAAAACGTGAAAGTTCTCATTGCAGGTCAAACGCCGAAGGAAGACGAAACTTACGCAGATAAGCTGAGAAATCAAGTGAAGGAAACTGGGATTGAAGAATATGTAGAATTTTTAGGATGGGTTGATGAGATGCCAGAATATCTCAATACGCTAGACGTGTTTGTTCTCCCTTCGTTAAACGAAGGAATTCCGGGGGCTGTCCGTGAGGCGCTTGCCATGGAGGTTCCGGTAATCGCAACCAATGTTGGAGGGACCCCTGAAGTCGTGATTCATAAATCCACAGGACTCTTAATAGAGCCAAAAGATTCAGAACAGATTGTAGAGTCAGTCATATTTTTCATGAGAAATCCTAGTGAGGCTGACCGGATGGCCAGAGAGGGACGAAAACACGTAGTTGATTCCTTTTCAATGGAGAACTACGTACAGAAATACGAAGAGTTTCTGTCCGAGGTAGGGAATGAGACAAAATCTCCAAATGGCGAATAA
- a CDS encoding type IV pilin N-terminal domain-containing protein: MQLKTFAEDKDAVSPVIGVILMVAITVILAAVIGTFVLGLGDQVGDTAPNSQFEGELVADYESVDDEERFMEFTHQGGDSVEFDALGVSVANNDNSDNVDEFDVDNGAGDTISAGNVVGITVDHDSGVENGDPLVSEGATVSLTWESGDRSSVLREFTVPNTVEANV, from the coding sequence ATGCAATTGAAAACGTTTGCCGAAGATAAAGATGCTGTATCGCCCGTTATCGGCGTCATATTGATGGTTGCCATAACAGTAATCTTGGCGGCTGTTATTGGCACATTCGTGTTGGGTCTCGGTGATCAGGTAGGGGACACGGCGCCGAATTCGCAGTTCGAAGGAGAACTCGTTGCTGACTATGAGAGCGTGGATGATGAAGAACGATTCATGGAATTCACTCATCAGGGAGGGGATTCAGTTGAGTTTGATGCGCTCGGAGTGAGTGTTGCAAATAATGACAACTCAGATAATGTGGATGAATTCGACGTGGACAATGGCGCAGGTGATACCATAAGTGCAGGCAACGTTGTGGGAATTACTGTGGACCACGATAGTGGGGTTGAAAACGGCGATCCCCTTGTCTCAGAGGGAGCAACCGTGAGCCTTACGTGGGAATCTGGTGATCGGTCATCCGTCCTTCGTGAATTTACAGTGCCAAATACAGTAGAAGCTAACGTCTAA
- a CDS encoding AbrB/MazE/SpoVT family DNA-binding domain-containing protein yields MSTDDVPEETTVNDRGMVTVPASLRRRLDIESGDKLRWEVVNDELRVEVIRQRYGAFEDDDLQADLGGDGLETHDLAGREADPSASESF; encoded by the coding sequence ATGTCGACTGATGACGTCCCCGAAGAGACGACGGTCAACGACAGGGGGATGGTGACGGTGCCGGCCTCGCTTCGTCGACGCCTCGACATCGAATCCGGGGACAAACTCCGCTGGGAGGTGGTGAACGACGAGCTGCGAGTCGAGGTGATCCGGCAACGATACGGCGCGTTCGAGGACGACGACTTGCAAGCCGATCTCGGTGGCGACGGGCTAGAGACACACGATCTCGCCGGCCGCGAGGCAGACCCGTCTGCCTCGGAGTCCTTCTAA
- a CDS encoding ATP-grasp fold amidoligase family protein, with protein MTFQHKVPGIKDIYEEYKNGGVRNILVQVWRYILLYSFLSPQLRGILGDILHEKLVRSVTIGYWPKIKNPRSLNEKTMHRKIYTENDIFSIIEDKVRVRNYVQKKVGSSYLNETYFITEDPGEIPFKNLPDEFVVKANHGSSWNILVENKDEADYDKIRETCQTWLSQTYAPSAKEYWYQDIPPKIIVEEYLEGINQEIPRDYKFFVYDGTVEYVLVDIDRMGDHRRAVFDRDWNWVPVSVKFPRCEDVDKPETFEEMLRVAEELGKEFDFLRVDLYNTAEHGVVFGELTVAHGSGGSRIRPIDYDFEFGTHWDVQ; from the coding sequence ATGACGTTCCAACATAAAGTTCCTGGAATTAAGGACATCTATGAGGAGTACAAGAATGGAGGAGTAAGGAATATCCTCGTACAAGTATGGCGCTACATACTTCTATATTCTTTTCTGTCTCCCCAACTCAGGGGTATCCTTGGAGATATTCTACACGAAAAATTAGTTAGATCTGTCACTATTGGATACTGGCCCAAAATAAAAAATCCTCGATCACTCAATGAGAAAACTATGCATCGAAAAATATATACTGAAAATGATATTTTTTCTATAATTGAAGATAAAGTGAGGGTCAGAAATTACGTTCAGAAAAAAGTTGGGAGTAGCTATTTGAATGAAACCTATTTCATAACAGAGGACCCCGGTGAGATTCCGTTTAAAAACTTACCTGATGAGTTCGTTGTAAAGGCAAATCACGGGAGCAGCTGGAATATTCTCGTTGAGAACAAAGATGAAGCTGATTACGACAAAATCAGAGAAACTTGCCAGACTTGGCTATCTCAAACATATGCACCTTCGGCAAAAGAGTATTGGTATCAAGATATCCCTCCAAAAATTATAGTAGAAGAATATCTTGAAGGTATTAATCAAGAAATTCCAAGAGATTACAAATTCTTCGTCTATGACGGTACAGTTGAGTACGTTCTTGTTGATATTGACAGGATGGGTGACCATAGAAGAGCCGTATTTGACCGAGATTGGAATTGGGTACCCGTATCAGTAAAATTCCCACGCTGTGAAGACGTGGATAAACCAGAAACCTTCGAAGAGATGCTTCGCGTGGCGGAAGAATTGGGTAAGGAGTTTGACTTCCTTCGAGTTGACTTGTACAATACGGCTGAACATGGGGTTGTCTTTGGTGAACTGACTGTGGCTCACGGTTCGGGAGGAAGCCGTATCCGCCCTATTGACTACGATTTCGAATTCGGCACCCATTGGGATGTCCAGTGA
- a CDS encoding glycosyltransferase family 2 protein, translating to MNKPLVSVVIPTYNRPELLTRAVESALTQTYEKIEIVVVDDGSDIPARKTLSQYNTSVRIITHNENRGGSVARNTGIRCSRGKYIAFLDDDDVWESNKISKQVSKFESCDSEVGLVYCWIRRTDTDGQTILVKNSKNNGKVTTDILLQNFVGSYSSVMVKRQVIDEAGLPDVQFERWQDREWYLRLSHICEFEYVPEILVTQEKQGGNNYQKLKRSKEVFIDKYQQEIENSGRLLERKVKSNLCYEVGSAGVRKGELREARRYLLKSICYNPFNYMSVMFFILSFGDERMIRLIRQLRRSAVDLRN from the coding sequence ATGAACAAACCGCTCGTAAGCGTGGTTATTCCCACGTATAATCGACCAGAATTGTTAACACGTGCTGTTGAGAGTGCTTTGACACAAACATATGAAAAGATAGAGATAGTTGTGGTCGATGATGGATCTGATATACCTGCTCGTAAAACACTCTCTCAGTATAATACGTCGGTTAGGATTATCACGCACAATGAAAATAGAGGTGGATCCGTTGCACGAAATACCGGCATTCGTTGTTCTCGTGGAAAATATATTGCCTTCCTTGACGATGATGATGTTTGGGAATCAAATAAAATCTCAAAGCAAGTGTCGAAGTTTGAAAGTTGCGACTCTGAGGTTGGACTAGTCTATTGTTGGATACGTAGAACTGATACAGACGGTCAAACTATTCTAGTTAAAAATTCCAAAAATAATGGAAAGGTAACTACAGATATTCTCTTACAAAACTTTGTGGGTAGCTATTCATCAGTAATGGTTAAGAGACAAGTGATTGATGAGGCTGGATTGCCTGATGTTCAATTTGAGAGATGGCAAGATCGGGAGTGGTATTTGCGGTTATCTCATATATGTGAATTTGAATACGTACCAGAGATTCTAGTCACTCAAGAGAAACAAGGTGGTAATAACTATCAAAAACTAAAAAGATCGAAAGAAGTATTTATAGATAAATATCAACAGGAAATAGAAAACAGTGGAAGATTGCTTGAGCGTAAAGTGAAGAGTAATCTCTGCTACGAAGTCGGGAGTGCAGGGGTTAGGAAGGGTGAGTTACGAGAAGCACGCAGGTATTTGTTGAAATCTATTTGTTATAACCCGTTTAATTATATGTCGGTTATGTTTTTTATACTATCGTTCGGAGATGAACGTATGATACGACTGATCCGGCAACTTCGGCGTTCCGCAGTCGATCTCCGTAACTAA
- a CDS encoding type IV pilin N-terminal domain-containing protein, which yields MKLKAFFEDREAVSPVIGVILMVAITVILAAVIGTFVLGLGDQVGDTAPNANWDANADEPVDPGEVTFTHNGGDSVDADTLTVVSSDTDVVTVEDHDDVTGLTGPAPESLSAGDSFTADLTDQTSGEAEASIRLVWQSGDSSSILKSIDVEYSD from the coding sequence ATGAAATTGAAAGCGTTTTTCGAGGACAGAGAGGCAGTATCGCCCGTCATCGGCGTTATCCTGATGGTTGCGATTACGGTGATTCTCGCAGCCGTCATCGGGACGTTCGTGCTCGGTCTGGGTGACCAGGTCGGGGACACAGCGCCGAATGCGAATTGGGATGCAAATGCTGATGAACCTGTTGACCCTGGGGAAGTGACGTTCACGCACAATGGTGGCGACAGTGTTGACGCCGACACGCTTACTGTTGTGTCATCCGATACGGATGTTGTGACGGTAGAAGACCATGATGATGTGACAGGGCTGACAGGCCCAGCTCCGGAGTCGTTATCAGCAGGGGATAGCTTTACCGCTGACTTGACTGATCAGACTAGTGGCGAGGCTGAAGCGTCAATTCGACTTGTCTGGCAGTCAGGTGATTCCTCATCGATTCTTAAATCGATAGACGTTGAGTACTCGGATTAA
- a CDS encoding PIN domain-containing protein, giving the protein MTRAVIDSNVLIDYKDTGAGGRHDRADAIVRRIDRDELPTVRVTNYVLLETLNWIHERQRHDIAVDLRSRLSESAGFELVHGTQSDFHRAVELFETYDSLAFGDATIVAYMERTGIDHLYSFDEDFDVVDGLIRLDTPDDPFA; this is encoded by the coding sequence ATGACGCGTGCAGTTATCGATTCAAACGTCCTGATCGATTACAAGGATACGGGGGCGGGTGGCCGTCACGATCGGGCAGACGCGATCGTTCGCAGGATCGACCGGGACGAGCTTCCGACAGTCAGGGTTACAAATTACGTTCTCCTCGAGACGCTGAACTGGATCCACGAACGGCAGCGCCACGACATCGCCGTCGATCTCCGATCACGCCTGTCCGAATCGGCAGGGTTCGAACTGGTTCATGGAACACAGTCGGATTTCCACCGGGCGGTCGAACTGTTCGAAACCTACGACAGTCTCGCATTCGGTGACGCGACGATCGTCGCCTACATGGAGCGGACTGGGATCGATCATCTCTACTCGTTCGACGAGGATTTCGATGTCGTCGACGGTCTCATCCGTCTCGATACTCCCGACGATCCGTTCGCCTGA
- a CDS encoding glycosyltransferase family 4 protein, translating into MRILRVAPWLYPDTKGGGQYHVHAMSRDQAAMGHDVTVLTTRVDESLPQIEETDGYTVVRVSPGVNILGNDVSPAVARYLWKQSGDFDVIHAHSHLYFVTNLAALTRRLGGPPLAITNHGLYSQSAPERLFRWYLKTLGRWTFNQADTVFCYTETDKQRVRDLGVTSRIEVVPNGVDTERFRSDGPVSERIDHDGYVVLFVGRLVEGKRPMDVIQAVSRLDDDIHLYICGDGPLRSELEATAGPQVTFLGLVPHEEMPEVYRAADLLVLPSRAEGTPRTIMEALSTGVPVVCSDLPQVRSVFGECVRYTSKEDIEEIASAIKERIDADQAPTLSQELRWNQTVKKTTINLKYLTSLNEDKP; encoded by the coding sequence ATGCGAATCCTCCGGGTCGCACCCTGGCTATACCCCGACACGAAAGGCGGTGGCCAGTACCACGTCCACGCGATGAGCAGAGACCAGGCGGCGATGGGGCATGACGTGACGGTGTTGACGACGCGCGTCGATGAGTCGTTGCCACAGATCGAGGAGACCGACGGGTACACGGTGGTGCGGGTCTCGCCCGGCGTGAATATCCTGGGCAACGACGTCTCGCCGGCCGTCGCGCGGTATCTCTGGAAGCAAAGTGGTGACTTCGATGTGATCCATGCCCACTCGCATCTGTATTTCGTGACGAACCTGGCGGCTCTCACGCGACGGCTCGGCGGACCACCGCTTGCGATCACGAACCACGGGCTGTACAGCCAATCCGCGCCAGAGCGGCTCTTCCGGTGGTATTTGAAGACGCTGGGGCGGTGGACGTTCAACCAGGCCGATACGGTGTTCTGCTATACAGAGACCGACAAACAGCGGGTGCGGGATCTGGGTGTGACGAGCCGGATCGAAGTGGTGCCAAACGGCGTGGATACCGAACGGTTCAGGTCTGACGGGCCTGTAAGCGAACGGATTGATCACGACGGCTACGTCGTTCTGTTTGTGGGGAGATTAGTTGAGGGAAAGCGCCCAATGGACGTGATCCAAGCTGTTAGCCGGCTTGATGACGACATTCACCTCTATATCTGTGGCGATGGCCCATTACGATCGGAGTTGGAAGCCACCGCTGGACCACAGGTCACTTTTTTAGGTCTGGTCCCACACGAAGAGATGCCCGAAGTGTACCGTGCAGCAGATTTACTGGTTCTACCGAGTCGTGCAGAGGGGACGCCGCGAACTATAATGGAAGCGTTATCTACAGGAGTTCCTGTGGTCTGTTCTGATCTTCCCCAAGTTCGGTCTGTTTTTGGAGAATGTGTGAGATATACTTCCAAAGAAGATATAGAGGAGATTGCCAGTGCAATAAAGGAACGTATTGATGCAGACCAAGCCCCTACCCTTTCTCAGGAACTCCGATGGAATCAAACAGTTAAGAAAACTACCATAAATCTAAAATATCTTACCAGTTTAAATGAAGACAAACCGTAG